GTCTTTATCgtacttttctttcatagGCGTTGGGTGCCGTGTGATTGATCTTTATTTACTTTCAGTGTCCAATTTTTTGaccattgttttcttttcgtcactACTCTTTACTTACCCCCCTTTACTAATTTTTGCATTGTCactaagggagaaaaggaggagcaaaacaaaaacaaaaggaaaagccaCTGAGAATAGGAGgtaataatatataacagAGAGGAAGAACGGTTGAGGAGCAATTCTTGAAGGTTATCCGTACACTCACAAGCTTCAGCGTATCATAGATTAGGGTGTTTATACacatatttttgttgctgccgttgactgtttctttatttgcatTTAATTAAAtctcaaacaaaaagaaaaaaatcgtACACTCACAACTACTTTGCCATGACGGATGCCCCAAGGGTCACTATTGCGGCCGATGGCGAGGAAACGTCGAATGGTCCAACGGCGGGTGCCGGGTTGAGGGAGCATCCACCAAAGATACTCTTCAACGTTTGCAGAAGGGAGTTATTTCACCCAAACAAGGGGTACAAGCAGTTGACGCGGCGGCTCCGGCAGTTTTGTACGGTAGATGTTAACAAGGAGGATATCAGCATGGATCGTCTCGCGCCGTATGATATTGTTGTCTTCGGCTCACCCCAAGAGAGGTTGAGTACGGAGGATCTTTCGGTTATTCGGGAATACGTTCAGCAGGGCGGTTCTGTTATTATGCTCTTCGGAGATGGCCACGGGGGCCGCTACTCATACCTCAACGGCACGTTGGAGGAGTGGACTGGTATTACACTCAATGAGGATTGCGTGGTTCGTACGGTCATGAACAAGTACCTTCACCCTAAGGAGGTTTGTGTTGTCAATGGTATAACAAACCGGGCTATCAACAAAGCGGCAGGTAAAAATGTTCCTGGAGTCACCGGCTACCAGGGCTACCGCACGGGTTTTGCCATGGGCGGCACCGCCCCGTTTGGAAACCGCGGCGCCCCAACGACGCTCAACCGCACTGCTACGGCTGGTGCTCTCGGCAACGCGGCAACGACGGTCGCAGCAATGGCTATGCAGCAACAACTAGTGGACGAGGCTGCAGCGGAGGCTCCAACTAACTTAACTTTTGTCTACCCGCACGGTTTGAGTTTCAATGTCAACCGTTCCGCAGTGCCAATTCTTAGCAGTGGTTTCATGGCGTACCCACTTAACCGTCCCATTGCCGTTGTATGGGAAAATAGTGATGAGGCGGAGCACAATGGGCGAAGGAAGCGAGGCAAACTGCTCCTCGTTGGTACCGGTCTCCTTCTTGAGGACTCTTGGcttggaaaagaagaaaatgagctGTTATCTACTGTTCTCTTTGACTATATGAACCATCATATTAAATTAAACCAAATCGATGCTGATGAGCCCGATATAACGGACTACCATCACGTACCTGATATTGCATCCCTTTCGGAGCGGCTGCGTGTTGCTGTCGAGCAGCAGGAGGAACTCCCACGTGATTTCACTAAATTATTCCAAATCGAGACATTTAAACTTGATACAGATATGATTCCAGAGGTTGTTGAGGCGTATGAGAAACTTAACGTGAAGCAGGAGCCTCTGACACTTATCCCCCCGGAATTCTTAACACCTTTGCCACCCGTCAAACCTGCTGTCTTTGAACCAACACATCGCGACCCTATGCAGCCGGCTTTGGATCTTTTCGACCTGGACGAAGAGTTTGCCCCTGATAAAGTGCGGTTGAGCCAGTTGACCAACAAATGTAAGGCAGAGGATGTTCACTTTTACATTCTTCAGGCGTCGGAGATCCTTGGTGTCACGAAGAAATTACGGAGTCCACGAAACCGCGACCCTCGTGCACTTTTAGACCACGTGTTCCGTCATGTGATGCAGTATAAGATGAGTACAGCAGGCCCGAGGAATTCATCAGCCAGTGGGTTAGATGGGATGAACGCGGATACGAAtgctgcggctgcggctgcggctgGAAGTATGATGAGAGTCATTCGGGTGCTAACCAATGAGAATGGAAATAAGGATGCAACACCCTTCGATAACAACGTCCCGTGGATGCTGGAAATCCGGGCGGACTTTGGTAGCGGTGACATTACAGGAAAACTGACACTACAGGAGTCGTCCGACCAATTCCCCGCCCAGGAAGCCCTCCTTGAAGGAACCATCAGGCCCCCTGGTGAGAGGGAATACCCAATGGAGTACGGCACGGCGCTGCGTGGTGCGGCGGGTGAGCAGGTATTCTTTGTGTTCCTTGCTATACTTCAGGGAAATTCACTGCGCGGTGTATGTGAAGTAGCAGGAGGTGTTAACAATTCGCGCCATTTCGTCTATGAAATTGAGGAGCTTTGAGGTGGAGAGCTCTACTGGTGGAAACAGGAGGCAAAGGTGGGATAGATGAGTACTACTGAAGAATGGAAGGGATAAGAAAGGTGGGTGAATATAGATGGTTTGGGTGTGGagggcacaaaaaaaaagaaaaaaaagaggaatacgGAGGgccatgagaaaaaaaaaagaggaagtgtgGGTGTGAGCGGGTGGGAtgggaaaagtgaaggaataAGGGTGATCACTTGTGTTCGTTGCTTTTGTGTGGAGGTTATGTTCGGAACCTGAAGAGGGGGGTTagctcccttccttccctcgtGATTTAGTATATTTTTACTGGGTTACGGTTCAAGTTAATGCAGTGCCTCCAGTTAGGGCATGGACCGCACAACCGGAACTGTTGACTTGTAACTTCTGATATGGTAAGTTTTGTCTGCATACATTTTCTAACCACCTGTTGAGCGTGGGCAAACTTCAGCTTGTGTTCGTGTGTGTTCCTTTGATTGAGTTGTTGCCGCTCATAGTGGAGTGCGTCACTGGATTTGTTTTGCGTTGTTATCTTCCCCTTATTTCCACTACATATTGGTAGCTGCAACTCTTTTTTGGCTCAGCGCACATCGTTATCACTCGTCGGCGCCGTGAGTTCAGTGAGTATGCCACTTCTGTGCGTCTCTATACGCGAGTCCccgttatttatttatttcagcCCCTTTCTTATCTTTAGAGTTTTGAGAATACCCGaccgtttcctttttatttttcctttaccccctcccccttccctccgaGTGTTCGGAATATGTTTAACTTTATATCTAATTTACtgctttttcgttttttctcccctcctcttcccccttcTATCAACACGGCGCCGATGCCACATGGAGCAGactggaagaaatgaaacaGGGGAGGAGGTGAAAGCGAAGAAAGGGAATATGGCAACGGCCCGTATAGTTGTGTCTTTTCGTTcagtatatatttatatatattctcgTGCTTACAAGCAAAACAACGACAGAGATCAAAGAGGACCCGAATTGTGTGAAAAtagcaaaaacacaacaacaacaacaacaataacaatcacaagaaggggggaaagaaaaagaagacaaaggTAATGCGGggtgaggagggggagagaaaggaaggggaagaggaatgGGTGTTGACTTTGGGCTGAGTGCAGGATATACAGTTGGCTTAAGCCGCTAGCTGCTTATATGATCGCTtcgcttttctttggtttttgtgtgtCGTGTTTTGCTCTGTCCTCGGTGAGTGCCAATTAGACGTAGCAGCATGCCTTTCTCTTTGCAAACGGGTGTGCGTaggtgtttgtgtatgtgtgtttgtccGCAATGCTGTGGAATTGCAGAGTTTTGCGGGTGCTTCGGtgacggagaaaaaaaaaaagatgttttCAGcttcctcccctcttttccaACTGTGCACGTGTTGCCGCGTTGCCTCCGTGCGGGGAGGCACACCCAAGCGCGTATGTGCACTGCAACACTTATGTGACTGTTTGAAATTCCATACATGTTTTGCATGTTCTGCCACCATTAAaaaactcttttttctttattgtaATATAATGCTGTTATTATGCATGCtaacttttcctttttacctttCCCCGCTTTTGCTTTGCCACGCCTCTAATATGTAAATGTACCGGTGAAGTGTCGTCAAGAGTGGagcaacaaagacaaaaggaaagaagagttAGAAGGAACACTACtaacaaataaagaagtCGTCAATTTGGTTACCAGCTCCTGGGTGCTTTTGGTGGTTTGCGTGTGTACGTTTTAGGTGTTTCACTACTGCCACTAGAGGTGACGGGATAATATTTTATATtcggaagaagaaaaaaaaaagagggcttTTGCTCTGCGGGTGCACTGAGTGAAGTTGAAGGCAAAGGAAGAATTTCACTCACTGTGTGAAGGTTTCGGCACGTGATCGTTTAGTATAGAGAATCGCAGTGGTGTGGGCGAGCAGTCGTGCCCTGAGAGACGAGTAGGGTTCGCCAGTGAGAATTttctacatatatatatatatatatatatattgtttttACTTATATTTTGAATCCCCATATTTCCTTGAAAGCACATGCGGTTGAATATTACGATTCCCAATGAGCACCACGATGATGCCTGCACTTGCGTTGCGGTGTCGTTGACGGGCGATGTGCTAAGCGCAGGTGATGATTTCGTCTTACGGCGCTGGAGCCCTAACGGGGAGCCGATGGGTAAAGTAAAGGAATTTGATAGCTGCATCACGTACATTGCGTGGGTGCCGCTACAAGGCGGACGCAAAGGTCGCAGTGCCAATACCGGATCTgtagaggggaagggaaattaCCTTGTGGCTTGCGCTGATGGAACAATCTCATTTATGAATACGTCTTCTGACCGTGTGGAACGTACCATCGACGCGCACACTGGCACGATAACAGGTGTTGTGTACTCTGGAGATACCTCTTCTATCATTTCTTCTGGTGAGGATGGGTGTGTTAAGGTTTGGTCACAGGCTGGTATCCCTCGCACAACTCTCGTCTCGGCGGGGAGGTGTGTCTATGGCATTTGCTGGGGTTCGGAGACAACAGAGCTCGGTGGCGATTGTGTGCTTTACTGTGTTGGTAGCGAGGTGACCATCAAACCTCTCAATCCAGCGGTGAAGAAACAGTTGAAGTGGAAGGCTCACAATGGGATTGTTTTGGCCGCAGACTGGTCACTTATGACAGGGTTCATTGTCACAGGTGGCGAAGACGGGACCTACAAGGTATGGGATCCGTACGGCCGCAGTATTTACGTTTCCGCTGCAGGTGGACATCCATGTACTGCTGTGAAGTTTTCAGCTGATGGTGAAATGTTTG
The genomic region above belongs to Trypanosoma brucei brucei TREU927 chromosome 10, whole genome shotgun sequence and contains:
- a CDS encoding intraflagellar transport protein component, putative, which translates into the protein MTDAPRVTIAADGEETSNGPTAGAGLREHPPKILFNVCRRELFHPNKGYKQLTRRLRQFCTVDVNKEDISMDRLAPYDIVVFGSPQERLSTEDLSVIREYVQQGGSVIMLFGDGHGGRYSYLNGTLEEWTGITLNEDCVVRTVMNKYLHPKEVCVVNGITNRAINKAAGKNVPGVTGYQGYRTGFAMGGTAPFGNRGAPTTLNRTATAGALGNAATTVAAMAMQQQLVDEAAAEAPTNLTFVYPHGLSFNVNRSAVPILSSGFMAYPLNRPIAVVWENSDEAEHNGRRKRGKLLLVGTGLLLEDSWLGKEENELLSTVLFDYMNHHIKLNQIDADEPDITDYHHVPDIASLSERLRVAVEQQEELPRDFTKLFQIETFKLDTDMIPEVVEAYEKLNVKQEPLTLIPPEFLTPLPPVKPAVFEPTHRDPMQPALDLFDLDEEFAPDKVRLSQLTNKCKAEDVHFYILQASEILGVTKKLRSPRNRDPRALLDHVFRHVMQYKMSTAGPRNSSASGLDGMNADTNAAAAAAAGSMMRVIRVLTNENGNKDATPFDNNVPWMLEIRADFGSGDITGKLTLQESSDQFPAQEALLEGTIRPPGEREYPMEYGTALRGAAGEQVFFVFLAILQGNSLRGVCEVAGGVNNSRHFVYEIEEL